From a single Deinococcus betulae genomic region:
- a CDS encoding tyrosine-type recombinase/integrase encodes MPLVHYQGTALAHADTWLNLHDDELRRRAVQAAASKETDTLLSLMRAYLTQHGKSGVLTSPRTVEAYTLGGRQFLTYAGDQALNLLRPGRHDAQRYVQAMLAAGRQPAGVQLKVAAAATLYRALRWAGATEADPFREVRIPRDPTSGLEKRPPYTEEELVDVLHHADEHTAFLLFLIAHAGLRISEALALEWTDLDETARRLHVRSGKGRKARRVTMSVRLARAARHFRTLYGPGGPEHARYRPRDRAATLVFRYGTQQAARYHLGRLFERAGVPFRGFHPGRKYAGTRLLQQIQDFGRVAAHLGHASIDTTRKGYAQLAADDLKNDVAGW; translated from the coding sequence CAGGCCGCCGCCAGCAAGGAGACCGACACGCTCCTCAGTCTGATGCGCGCCTATCTCACCCAGCACGGCAAGAGCGGCGTCTTGACCAGTCCCCGAACCGTCGAAGCCTATACGCTGGGGGGGCGGCAATTTCTAACCTATGCCGGCGATCAGGCTCTCAATCTGCTGCGTCCAGGCCGGCACGACGCACAGCGGTATGTGCAGGCCATGCTGGCAGCGGGCCGACAACCGGCGGGCGTCCAACTCAAAGTCGCCGCCGCTGCCACACTGTACCGCGCCCTGCGCTGGGCCGGCGCCACCGAAGCTGATCCATTTCGTGAGGTCCGAATTCCCCGTGACCCCACATCTGGCCTTGAAAAGCGGCCTCCATACACCGAGGAGGAACTCGTGGACGTGCTGCACCATGCTGATGAACACACCGCCTTCCTCCTGTTTCTGATTGCCCACGCCGGCTTACGGATCAGTGAGGCCCTGGCCCTGGAATGGACTGACCTCGATGAAACGGCCCGGCGCCTTCACGTACGGTCCGGTAAAGGCCGGAAAGCGCGCCGCGTTACGATGAGCGTCCGGCTCGCCCGAGCCGCCCGGCATTTCCGAACTCTCTATGGACCGGGCGGGCCGGAACACGCCCGTTACCGACCCAGGGACCGGGCCGCGACCTTGGTCTTTCGGTACGGCACTCAGCAGGCGGCTCGGTATCACCTGGGTCGGTTGTTTGAGCGTGCTGGGGTACCGTTCCGAGGTTTTCACCCAGGGCGAAAGTATGCTGGGACACGGCTACTTCAGCAGATTCAGGACTTTGGCCGAGTGGCAGCGCACCTGGGTCACGCATCTATCGATACCACCCGTAAGGGGTACGCACAGTTAGCCGCTGACGATTTGAAGAATGACGTCGCTGGCTGGTGA